Proteins co-encoded in one Methylobacterium sp. WL1 genomic window:
- a CDS encoding capsule biosynthesis protein: MSFDDVKDDTREGELVTFAPSTMTELRHGAETIRPVPEKRGARALMEAARERLDWTRLPGLSRRREDTSSYGARVIRRVGLFVLLPTLVVGLYLFGFASNQYVAEAQFAVRGNVEPMENISLGQYTNLIQKHNSQDSFIVRDYIESQTLVEALEKSIGISKMFSRQEADFWARFDPKDPVEDLTKYWRKHVEAHIDSISGVIRLSVRAFTPQDALTIANEVVTRAEALINDISKRAQADMVKQAQADATVAQERLRKAHLGLQSFRNQWGVIDPIKTAEGTLTTLTILRKEKLKLETDLQVLRGSNLDERSRSIQTLASNIAAIEQQMKTLQDELTNAGAAAGGGTNLTEALLQYEGLLVERTIAEKLEESANVLLDRARISASKQHIFLATFVPPVLPTDSLYPERGHSLIVAFFCFFVLWSSSSLLIAGIRDQRM; the protein is encoded by the coding sequence CCGGTGCCGGAGAAGCGTGGCGCCCGGGCTCTGATGGAAGCGGCACGCGAGCGCCTCGACTGGACCCGGCTGCCCGGCCTGAGCCGGCGCCGGGAGGACACGTCGAGCTATGGCGCGCGGGTGATCCGCCGGGTCGGCCTGTTCGTGCTGCTGCCGACCCTGGTGGTCGGCCTGTACCTGTTCGGCTTCGCCTCCAACCAGTACGTCGCCGAGGCCCAGTTCGCGGTGCGCGGCAACGTCGAGCCGATGGAGAACATCTCGCTCGGCCAGTACACGAACCTGATTCAGAAGCACAACAGCCAGGACAGCTTCATCGTCCGCGACTACATCGAGAGCCAGACGCTGGTCGAGGCTCTGGAAAAAAGCATCGGCATCTCGAAGATGTTCTCCCGCCAAGAGGCGGATTTCTGGGCCCGGTTCGACCCGAAGGATCCGGTCGAGGACCTCACCAAATACTGGCGCAAGCACGTCGAGGCGCATATCGACTCGATCTCGGGCGTGATTCGCCTGTCGGTGCGGGCCTTCACCCCCCAGGACGCCCTGACCATCGCCAACGAGGTGGTGACCCGGGCCGAGGCGCTGATCAACGACATCTCGAAGCGCGCCCAGGCCGACATGGTCAAGCAGGCCCAGGCGGATGCGACGGTGGCGCAGGAGCGCCTGCGCAAGGCGCATCTCGGGCTCCAGAGCTTCCGCAACCAATGGGGCGTGATCGATCCGATCAAGACCGCCGAGGGGACGCTGACCACGCTCACGATCCTGCGCAAGGAGAAGCTCAAGCTCGAGACCGACCTGCAGGTCCTGCGCGGCTCGAACCTCGATGAGCGCTCGCGCTCGATCCAGACGCTGGCCTCCAACATCGCGGCGATCGAGCAGCAGATGAAGACGCTGCAGGACGAGCTGACCAATGCCGGCGCGGCCGCGGGCGGCGGCACCAACCTGACCGAGGCGCTGCTGCAGTACGAGGGCCTTCTGGTCGAGCGGACCATCGCCGAGAAGCTCGAGGAATCGGCGAACGTGCTGCTCGACCGGGCCCGCATCTCGGCCAGCAAGCAGCACATCTTCCTGGCGACCTTCGTGCCGCCGGTCCTGCCGACCGACAGCCTCTACCCCGAGCGGGGCCACAGTCTGATCGTGGCGTTCTTCTGCTTCTTCGTGCTCTGGAGCTCGTCCTCGCTCCTGATCGCTGGCATCCGCGATCAGCGGATGTGA
- a CDS encoding winged helix-turn-helix domain-containing protein, giving the protein MVTTVSVAQVGALVGDPARVAMLQALMDGRASTASELAQAAGITPQTASGHLAQLAAASLVTMSKQGRHRYHRLASPEVAQLLESLMRLASDAASVRPRTGPRDPRLRLARTCYDHMAGWLGVRLADALVTRSWVEIADDGAVVTPEGLHRLSALGLDVAAGGPAKLLCRPCLDWSERRPHLAGRLGAALCAHSLQRGWVRRQAGSRALDVTPAGWRDFHALFDITPPASP; this is encoded by the coding sequence ATGGTGACGACTGTCTCGGTTGCGCAGGTCGGCGCCCTGGTGGGCGATCCGGCGCGCGTGGCCATGCTGCAAGCCCTGATGGACGGTCGCGCATCGACGGCCTCCGAACTCGCGCAGGCCGCCGGGATCACGCCGCAGACGGCGAGCGGCCATCTCGCTCAGTTGGCGGCGGCGTCCCTCGTGACCATGTCGAAGCAGGGGCGGCATCGGTATCACCGCCTCGCCAGCCCCGAGGTTGCCCAGTTGCTGGAAAGCCTCATGCGGCTCGCCTCCGACGCCGCGTCAGTTCGGCCCCGGACGGGACCGCGGGATCCACGTCTGAGGCTCGCACGAACCTGCTACGATCATATGGCTGGCTGGCTCGGCGTCCGGCTCGCCGATGCGCTGGTGACGCGAAGCTGGGTCGAGATCGCCGACGACGGAGCGGTGGTCACGCCGGAGGGCCTGCATCGTCTGTCGGCCCTCGGACTCGATGTCGCGGCCGGCGGGCCAGCGAAGCTCCTGTGCCGGCCGTGCCTGGACTGGAGCGAACGCCGTCCGCATCTCGCCGGTCGGCTCGGCGCAGCCCTCTGCGCGCACAGTCTGCAACGGGGCTGGGTGCGGCGGCAGGCGGGCTCGCGGGCGCTCGATGTCACGCCCGCCGGCTGGCGCGATTTCCACGCGCTGTTCGACATCACGCCGCCCGCGTCGCCCTGA
- a CDS encoding MFS transporter, whose amino-acid sequence MLGWGVGFYGPPVYLEVVRQAHGWPITLISGAVTLHFLVGVGIIANLPALHRRFGVPAITFAGAVLLALGVLGWSWSESPWQLYGAALLSGAGWPALGAAAINAMIAPWFVTKRPAALSMAYNGASIGGVVFSPLWVALIGWVGFPAAALIVGAVMVGTVGLLALIVFPQTPAARGQGPDGDAGTVERTAIDDTALHLTGRLTRDRAFLTLSLGMALALFAQIGLIAQFVSVLVPALGTQGAGLAAGLSTAAAIAGRMLVGWCMPAGADRRAVAALNLLIQALGCGVLILSGSTDVPLLLVGIVLVGFGIGNATSLPPLIAQVEFARADAPRVVALIVAVSQAAYAFAPALFGLLRQLGSDNAIFWAAAAIQLAASGAYLGGRRACKLRPGAIRPLPSA is encoded by the coding sequence GTGCTCGGCTGGGGCGTCGGATTCTATGGGCCGCCGGTCTATCTGGAAGTGGTCCGTCAGGCTCATGGTTGGCCGATCACCCTGATCTCCGGGGCCGTCACCCTGCATTTCCTGGTGGGCGTCGGCATCATCGCCAATCTGCCCGCGCTGCATCGGCGTTTCGGCGTGCCCGCCATCACCTTTGCAGGCGCCGTGTTGCTGGCCCTCGGTGTCTTGGGATGGTCCTGGTCCGAAAGCCCCTGGCAGCTCTATGGCGCCGCGCTGCTGAGCGGCGCGGGCTGGCCGGCGCTCGGTGCCGCCGCCATCAATGCGATGATCGCCCCGTGGTTCGTCACGAAACGTCCGGCTGCGTTGAGCATGGCCTATAACGGCGCCAGCATCGGCGGGGTCGTGTTCTCTCCGCTCTGGGTTGCGCTGATCGGCTGGGTCGGCTTTCCGGCGGCAGCCTTGATCGTCGGCGCCGTCATGGTCGGCACCGTCGGGCTGCTCGCCTTGATCGTGTTCCCTCAGACCCCGGCTGCCAGGGGCCAAGGTCCCGATGGTGATGCGGGCACGGTCGAACGCACGGCGATCGACGACACGGCCTTGCACCTCACAGGACGTCTGACGCGCGACCGGGCCTTCCTGACGTTGAGTCTCGGCATGGCCTTGGCGCTGTTCGCGCAGATCGGCCTGATCGCCCAGTTCGTCTCCGTACTCGTGCCGGCCCTGGGCACCCAAGGGGCGGGCCTGGCGGCCGGGCTCTCCACCGCCGCGGCCATCGCTGGGCGGATGCTCGTCGGCTGGTGCATGCCGGCCGGTGCGGATCGCCGCGCCGTCGCCGCGCTCAACCTGCTGATCCAGGCGCTGGGCTGCGGTGTGCTGATCCTGTCCGGCAGCACCGACGTCCCCCTGCTCCTCGTCGGGATCGTCCTCGTCGGGTTCGGCATCGGCAATGCGACCTCGCTGCCGCCGCTCATCGCGCAGGTCGAGTTCGCACGGGCCGATGCGCCGCGGGTGGTCGCGCTGATCGTGGCGGTCTCGCAGGCCGCCTACGCCTTCGCCCCGGCCCTGTTCGGCTTGCTGAGGCAGCTCGGATCGGACAACGCGATCTTCTGGGCCGCCGCCGCTATCCAGCTCGCGGCAAGCGGTGCCTATCTTGGAGGTCGCCGCGCGTGCAAGCTGCGACCGGGCGCAATCCGGCCGCTTCCAAGCGCGTGA
- a CDS encoding sigma-54 dependent transcriptional regulator yields MRLLMIGRLNGELITASKIAMRRGASVTQADAIPQGLNVLRAKGADLIMIDVSLAVRDLVDALEAERIRTPVVACGVSADAQTAVAAIRAGAKEYIPLPPDPELIAAVLEAVASDRAAFVWRDPAMERVVKLAEQVAPSEASVLITGESGTGKEVLARHVHLKSHRAGKPFVSVNCAAIPEALLESELFGHEKGAFTGAVARRIGRFEEANGGTLLLDEISEMDVRLQSKLLRALQERVIDRVGGTAPVRVDIRVLATSNRNLMEEVRKGTFREDLFYRLNVVSLKLPALRDRPADILELAAHFARKYAEVNGVPARALSAEARALVVKNPWRGNVRELENTLHRAVLLASGPEIGPDAILSPDGEAIATAGPAGRAVQAAEAATRGLVGRTVAQVECDLILDTLDHCLGNRTHAAKILGISIRTLRNKLNEYVSAGLDVAEPGAARASAAYG; encoded by the coding sequence ATGCGGCTCCTGATGATCGGGCGGCTCAACGGCGAGCTGATCACCGCCTCCAAGATCGCGATGCGGCGCGGCGCCTCCGTCACGCAGGCGGACGCGATCCCGCAGGGCCTCAACGTCCTGCGCGCCAAGGGCGCCGACCTGATCATGATCGACGTGTCGCTGGCGGTGCGCGACCTCGTCGACGCCCTAGAGGCCGAGCGGATCCGCACCCCGGTCGTGGCCTGCGGGGTCTCGGCTGACGCCCAGACCGCCGTCGCGGCGATCCGGGCAGGCGCCAAGGAATACATCCCGCTGCCGCCCGATCCCGAGCTGATCGCCGCGGTGCTGGAGGCGGTCGCCTCCGACCGCGCGGCCTTCGTGTGGCGCGATCCGGCGATGGAGCGGGTGGTCAAGCTCGCCGAGCAGGTCGCCCCCTCCGAGGCTTCCGTGCTGATCACCGGCGAGAGCGGCACCGGCAAGGAGGTGCTGGCCCGCCACGTCCACCTGAAGTCGCACCGGGCCGGCAAGCCGTTCGTCTCGGTCAATTGCGCGGCGATCCCCGAGGCGCTGCTCGAATCCGAGCTGTTCGGCCACGAGAAGGGGGCGTTCACCGGGGCGGTCGCCCGACGGATCGGCCGGTTCGAGGAGGCCAACGGCGGCACCCTGCTGCTCGACGAGATCTCCGAGATGGATGTGCGCCTGCAGTCGAAGCTGCTGCGGGCCCTGCAGGAGCGGGTGATCGACCGGGTCGGCGGCACCGCCCCGGTGCGGGTCGACATCCGCGTGCTGGCGACCTCGAACCGCAACCTGATGGAGGAGGTCCGCAAGGGGACGTTCCGCGAGGACCTGTTCTACCGCCTCAACGTCGTCTCGCTGAAGCTGCCCGCCCTGCGCGACCGGCCGGCCGACATCCTCGAACTCGCCGCCCACTTCGCCCGGAAATACGCCGAGGTGAACGGCGTCCCGGCCCGCGCCCTCAGCGCCGAGGCGCGGGCGCTGGTGGTGAAGAACCCCTGGCGCGGGAACGTGCGCGAACTCGAGAACACCCTGCACCGGGCGGTGCTTCTGGCCTCCGGGCCCGAGATCGGCCCCGACGCGATCCTGTCGCCGGATGGCGAGGCGATCGCCACGGCAGGCCCAGCCGGTCGTGCCGTGCAGGCCGCGGAAGCCGCCACCCGCGGCCTGGTCGGCCGGACCGTGGCGCAGGTCGAATGCGACCTGATCCTCGACACCCTCGACCATTGCCTCGGCAACCGCACCCATGCGGCCAAGATCCTCGGCATCTCGATCCGGACCCTGCGCAACAAGCTCAACGAGTACGTCTCGGCCGGCCTCGACGTGGCCGAGCCCGGCGCCGCCCGGGCGAGCGCAGCTTACGGCTGA
- the fliN gene encoding flagellar motor switch protein FliN encodes MSDDFSLPQLGENDPDYAAGSIRDTPTTPKTAADLEQLFDVPVMVSAVLGSSRMPIGDLLRLAPGAVLELDRKVGEAIDVFVNNRLVARGEVVLVEDRLGVTMTEIVKGE; translated from the coding sequence ATGTCCGACGATTTCAGCCTGCCCCAGCTCGGCGAGAACGACCCCGACTACGCCGCGGGCTCGATCCGCGACACGCCCACGACCCCGAAGACGGCCGCCGACCTGGAGCAGCTGTTCGACGTGCCCGTGATGGTCTCGGCGGTGCTCGGCTCCTCCCGCATGCCGATCGGCGACCTGCTCCGGCTCGCCCCCGGCGCCGTGCTCGAACTCGACCGGAAGGTCGGCGAGGCGATCGACGTGTTCGTCAACAACCGACTCGTCGCCCGCGGCGAGGTCGTCCTCGTCGAGGACCGGCTCGGCGTGACGATGACCGAGATCGTCAAGGGCGAATAG
- a CDS encoding FliH/SctL family protein: MNASSPQIAKPFLFETDFRSPRPSAAAQRAADAAARAEVEAHARGIQEGLVQAESQIQGRLAAALNHLAEAATALLARADAHEAEREAQAVEVAVLIARKVAGEALDAAPLASIGEAARAALQHLRGVPHLVVRVHDGLVEEAETLVKRLARERGYEGRLVVLGDPDMHAGDARIEWADGGIVRERARIEAAVADALGLPPTP, encoded by the coding sequence TTGAACGCCTCCTCGCCCCAGATCGCGAAGCCGTTCCTGTTCGAGACCGACTTCCGCAGCCCGCGCCCGAGCGCGGCGGCCCAGCGCGCCGCCGATGCGGCCGCCCGCGCTGAGGTGGAGGCCCATGCCCGCGGCATCCAGGAGGGCTTGGTCCAGGCCGAGTCCCAGATCCAGGGCCGGCTCGCCGCCGCGCTGAACCACCTGGCCGAGGCCGCCACCGCCCTCCTGGCCCGGGCCGACGCGCACGAGGCCGAGCGCGAGGCGCAGGCGGTCGAGGTCGCGGTGCTGATCGCCCGGAAGGTCGCCGGCGAGGCGCTCGACGCCGCCCCGCTCGCCAGCATCGGCGAGGCTGCCCGGGCGGCGCTCCAGCACCTGCGCGGCGTGCCCCACCTGGTGGTGCGCGTGCATGACGGCCTGGTCGAGGAAGCGGAAACCCTGGTGAAGCGGCTCGCCCGCGAACGCGGCTACGAGGGCCGCCTCGTGGTGCTGGGCGATCCCGACATGCACGCGGGCGACGCCCGCATCGAATGGGCCGACGGCGGCATCGTGCGCGAGCGCGCCCGCATCGAGGCCGCCGTCGCCGACGCCCTCGGCCTGCCACCGACCCCGTAA
- a CDS encoding flagellar motor switch protein FliG: MAAGLANSLTAEGGDAFATMPGPQRAAALLLMLGEAEGAQIWQMLEEEEVKKVSHAMVQLGTLEVATVEKLIIEFVTKLSNSGGISSNFERTEALLLKIFPSDQVSLIMAEIKGASGKRVWASIAQVDPEILASFLRNEYPQTVAVVLSRVRADYAAKVLTILPEDFAIDVLNRMLRMETVQKEALRHIEETLRVEFVSTIAQTQRRDAHEMMADVFNAFDRQTEGRFLAALDQANRGSAKRIRELMFTFEDLLKLDPGSVQTLMQRIDGATLCLALKGANEPTRAFFMRQMSTRAAKNLTDEMASLGPVRLKEVDEAQTKMTEVAKDLAEKGEIMIAKNSAEEELVY; encoded by the coding sequence ATGGCGGCAGGTCTGGCGAATTCCCTGACGGCCGAGGGCGGCGACGCCTTCGCGACGATGCCCGGCCCGCAGCGCGCGGCCGCGCTGCTGCTGATGCTCGGCGAGGCCGAAGGCGCCCAGATCTGGCAGATGCTGGAGGAGGAGGAGGTCAAGAAGGTCAGCCACGCGATGGTCCAGCTCGGCACGCTGGAGGTCGCCACTGTCGAGAAGCTGATCATCGAGTTCGTGACGAAGCTCAGCAACAGCGGCGGCATCTCGTCGAATTTCGAGCGCACCGAGGCGCTGCTGCTGAAGATCTTCCCGTCCGATCAGGTCTCGCTGATCATGGCCGAGATCAAGGGCGCCTCGGGCAAGCGCGTCTGGGCCTCGATCGCCCAGGTCGACCCGGAGATCCTGGCTTCGTTCCTGCGCAACGAGTACCCGCAGACCGTGGCGGTGGTGCTGTCGCGGGTGCGGGCGGACTACGCCGCCAAGGTGCTCACCATCCTGCCGGAGGACTTCGCCATCGACGTCCTGAACCGGATGCTCCGCATGGAGACGGTGCAGAAGGAGGCCCTGCGCCACATCGAGGAGACCCTGCGGGTCGAGTTCGTCTCGACCATCGCGCAGACCCAGCGCCGCGACGCCCACGAGATGATGGCGGACGTGTTCAACGCCTTCGACCGCCAGACCGAGGGCCGGTTCCTGGCCGCCCTGGACCAGGCCAATCGCGGCTCGGCCAAGCGCATCCGCGAGCTGATGTTCACCTTCGAGGATCTGCTGAAGCTCGATCCGGGCAGCGTCCAGACCCTGATGCAGAGGATCGACGGCGCGACCCTGTGCCTGGCGCTCAAGGGCGCCAACGAGCCGACCCGGGCCTTCTTCATGAGGCAGATGTCGACCCGGGCCGCCAAGAACCTGACGGACGAGATGGCTTCGCTCGGCCCGGTCCGCCTCAAGGAGGTCGATGAGGCGCAAACGAAGATGACCGAGGTCGCCAAGGATCTGGCCGAGAAGGGCGAAATCATGATCGCCAAGAACAGCGCCGAGGAGGAGCTGGTCTATTGA